A stretch of the bacterium genome encodes the following:
- a CDS encoding DMT family transporter: MAILFAFLAFFGWGVGDIFGAVATRKIGPYSTTIWFIVFQFLLFIVFAPFFLSDLKNLTFALLLLNLALGLVAAAASTTFYEAMKEGSASLAGTLVGSFAALTVILSLIFLGEKINQPQSLSIIIIFAGIVISSLDFQDLKAQKLLSSRSVLFALVSMVCWGVYWAFLKIPVQELGWYWPIVLSQLMYVFVYFFMRVRRIKLVKPTFQGILPVLILNSLILGIGSFSYNLGIERGLVAVVAPIAGAYSALFAVLAYFVFRDPLRKKEIFGIVITLFGIVLLSIFSA; the protein is encoded by the coding sequence ATGGCCATTCTTTTTGCCTTTCTTGCTTTCTTTGGCTGGGGAGTGGGGGACATCTTTGGGGCGGTCGCCACCCGCAAAATCGGACCCTACTCAACTACGATCTGGTTTATTGTCTTCCAGTTTCTTCTCTTTATCGTTTTTGCTCCTTTTTTTCTTTCTGATTTAAAAAACTTAACTTTTGCGCTTTTGCTTCTGAATCTGGCTCTCGGCCTCGTCGCCGCCGCCGCTTCAACTACTTTTTATGAAGCGATGAAAGAAGGGAGCGCTTCTTTGGCTGGAACCCTGGTTGGCTCCTTTGCAGCTCTGACAGTCATCCTCTCTTTAATTTTCCTCGGTGAGAAGATTAACCAGCCGCAAAGTCTCTCGATTATCATTATCTTTGCCGGGATCGTGATTTCATCTCTGGATTTCCAGGATTTAAAAGCTCAAAAACTTCTTTCCTCTCGCTCGGTTCTTTTTGCTCTTGTCTCCATGGTGTGTTGGGGAGTCTATTGGGCTTTTTTGAAAATTCCGGTCCAAGAGCTCGGCTGGTACTGGCCGATTGTTCTCTCCCAGCTCATGTATGTCTTTGTTTACTTTTTTATGAGAGTAAGAAGAATCAAGCTGGTTAAACCCACTTTTCAGGGAATTTTGCCAGTTTTAATTTTGAATTCTTTGATTCTTGGCATTGGTTCTTTTAGTTATAACCTCGGTATTGAAAGGGGACTGGTAGCGGTTGTTGCTCCGATTGCTGGAGCCTACAGCGCTCTCTTCGCAGTTTTAGCTTATTTTGTCTTTCGTGATCCTCTGCGAAAAAAAGAGATCTTTGGTATTGTGATCACTCTTTTTGGTATCGTTCTCCTTTCAATCTTCAGTGCCTAA
- a CDS encoding DUF5317 family protein, translating into MQGSLTKKQAVDRELLKGCSAVAALLLLVVQFAAIRLADTDLTVRILVPLTIACAPIVLWIYRDRLGVVVMFVGLATNLSVILANGGLMPVERPVLARAINSDYALNYEAGAWAPQTKNVVVEEGEGNLTALRDQIVIKLIRGGVIASPGDIVVLSGLLLLVTEEVWRGKKREKRRGKSK; encoded by the coding sequence ATGCAAGGATCTCTGACCAAGAAACAGGCGGTAGATCGAGAACTGTTGAAGGGCTGCAGTGCCGTAGCGGCGCTATTACTACTTGTAGTTCAGTTTGCCGCTATCCGCCTCGCGGACACAGACCTGACGGTTCGGATCCTTGTCCCCTTGACCATTGCCTGCGCTCCGATAGTGCTCTGGATTTACCGCGATCGCCTCGGAGTAGTGGTTATGTTTGTGGGTTTGGCTACGAATCTTTCCGTGATACTCGCCAACGGTGGGCTCATGCCGGTAGAAAGACCCGTCCTAGCTAGAGCGATCAACTCAGATTACGCTCTAAACTATGAAGCTGGGGCGTGGGCGCCGCAAACAAAAAACGTTGTCGTCGAAGAGGGTGAGGGCAACCTTACTGCGCTAAGAGATCAAATCGTCATCAAACTAATTCGTGGTGGTGTGATAGCCAGTCCCGGAGATATCGTAGTCCTTTCCGGACTCCTCCTTCTCGTCACCGAAGAAGTTTGGAGAGGAAAGAAGAGAGAAAAGAGGCGGGGTAAATCCAAGTAG
- a CDS encoding VanZ family protein encodes MKTKMLAVFTVVSVFSAVLLVVLSMVPVSWTFISPELDPLAHIAGGLSLTVMVGLGLSTTTNHRDNPLITTLRILAAAVFAFAVWAAIEALQSFVPNHGPEMADVRADLAGVLIGLAILFLLEPAIALVLRRQIES; translated from the coding sequence ATGAAGACCAAAATGTTGGCTGTCTTTACGGTCGTGTCGGTGTTCTCAGCTGTGCTTTTGGTGGTACTCTCGATGGTTCCAGTCAGCTGGACGTTCATCAGCCCAGAGCTGGACCCTCTCGCTCACATCGCGGGCGGTTTGAGCCTGACGGTCATGGTGGGATTGGGCCTATCAACAACAACGAACCACCGGGACAACCCGCTCATCACTACGCTAAGGATTTTGGCGGCGGCTGTTTTCGCATTTGCGGTTTGGGCGGCTATTGAGGCGCTTCAGTCTTTTGTTCCCAACCACGGCCCGGAAATGGCAGATGTGAGAGCGGATCTAGCCGGAGTGTTGATTGGCTTGGCGATTTTGTTTCTGCTTGAGCCAGCCATCGCCCTTGTACTCAGGAGACAGATCGAGTCGTGA
- a CDS encoding type II toxin-antitoxin system death-on-curing family toxin produces the protein MKYPSLDEVVALHFRITEKTGGSQGVRDWGLLASALGRPQASFAGEDLYPSLELKAAALIQSLSSNHPFVDGNKRTALATLEYFLFLNKGELRATQRERVDFTLWVENEKPSLEEISLWIKKHFK, from the coding sequence ATGAAATATCCTTCTTTGGACGAAGTAGTTGCTTTGCATTTTCGTATTACTGAAAAGACAGGCGGTTCTCAAGGAGTTCGAGACTGGGGCCTTTTAGCCTCGGCTTTAGGTCGTCCCCAAGCGAGTTTTGCTGGTGAAGATCTCTACCCTTCTTTGGAACTTAAAGCAGCGGCTCTAATCCAGTCTTTATCCTCCAACCATCCTTTTGTTGATGGTAATAAACGAACAGCTTTAGCAACACTGGAATATTTTTTGTTTTTAAATAAAGGTGAATTAAGAGCAACACAAAGAGAAAGGGTCGACTTTACACTTTGGGTGGAGAACGAAAAACCAAGTCTCGAAGAAATTTCACTTTGGATCAAGAAACACTTTAAATAA
- a CDS encoding heme-binding protein: MIDPSKLRIRRSISDVTAMEMATYVREHFREKFIGKQPRRGAFIVLDPAGEVLVQTPMGDWQPRHNATAHKKARTALFLQANTGPLEQKIRNGHGKDIETTFEGGVALFALDDCSPESFVGVAAFSGVPDSKKDVELVVEAANSVRLFAQS; the protein is encoded by the coding sequence ATGATTGACCCGTCCAAGCTTCGGATCAGACGCTCGATCAGCGACGTGACAGCGATGGAGATGGCAACCTACGTACGGGAACACTTTCGCGAGAAGTTTATCGGCAAGCAACCCAGACGTGGTGCCTTCATTGTGCTCGACCCGGCCGGCGAGGTGCTCGTTCAAACTCCAATGGGAGACTGGCAGCCGCGCCACAACGCAACCGCGCACAAGAAAGCTAGGACCGCCCTCTTCCTGCAGGCCAACACCGGCCCGCTGGAACAGAAGATCCGCAACGGGCACGGCAAGGACATCGAGACCACCTTCGAAGGCGGTGTTGCTCTCTTCGCATTGGATGATTGCAGCCCCGAAAGTTTCGTCGGCGTCGCTGCCTTCTCCGGTGTTCCCGATTCAAAGAAGGACGTCGAACTCGTCGTCGAGGCGGCCAACAGTGTCAGACTCTTCGCCCAGTCCTGA
- a CDS encoding TetR/AcrR family transcriptional regulator, translating to MPRPYHSVKRLETVTRTRRRILDSALALIIDEGLCAANIRTIAKSAGFTRPTVYQHFHSLEALLITIFEDEVGRIKEGDLHSTETASLHADPVVALREVLKTWVRVWCRYYEIMRSLEGFFTLRGEKFQPQEELEILQRHQIENLVKRLSAGKLKKGVSQAQAVRTLCLLCSFGTFNQLSNFAAFDHLRRETEPSVREIAATLFSIAQGAVLKEY from the coding sequence ATGCCAAGACCGTATCACTCGGTCAAACGTCTCGAGACTGTTACACGGACGCGTCGTCGTATTCTTGACTCTGCTCTAGCCCTGATCATAGACGAGGGTCTCTGCGCAGCCAACATTCGGACGATCGCCAAAAGTGCCGGTTTCACCCGCCCCACTGTTTACCAGCACTTTCACTCTTTGGAAGCTCTTCTCATCACGATCTTCGAGGATGAAGTCGGGCGAATCAAGGAAGGGGATCTTCATAGCACTGAAACAGCTTCTCTCCACGCTGACCCAGTGGTCGCACTCCGAGAAGTGCTGAAGACTTGGGTCAGAGTCTGGTGCAGATACTACGAGATCATGCGCAGTCTCGAAGGCTTCTTCACTCTGCGGGGCGAGAAGTTCCAGCCGCAAGAAGAGCTCGAGATCCTTCAGCGCCACCAAATCGAAAACTTGGTGAAACGCCTCTCTGCCGGAAAACTGAAGAAGGGAGTCAGCCAAGCCCAAGCGGTTCGGACGCTCTGTCTGCTCTGCAGCTTTGGCACTTTCAACCAACTCTCAAACTTCGCGGCCTTTGACCACCTGCGCAGGGAAACCGAACCCAGCGTCAGGGAGATCGCTGCGACTCTCTTCTCGATTGCCCAAGGCGCTGTCCTGAAAGAGTACTGA
- a CDS encoding SET domain-containing protein-lysine N-methyltransferase: protein MKTDQVFLEHSNIDGQGVFAARNFHKGEVVLQWDTSHLLTKKEFAQLSDKDQEYVAFKDGKYVAMQEPERYVNHSCDANTEPREFSDIATRTIQKGEEITSDYSQDMPPGMEMACNCGSKNCKRSIKEIS from the coding sequence ATGAAAACAGACCAAGTTTTTCTTGAACACTCAAACATCGATGGTCAGGGAGTTTTCGCCGCTCGCAACTTCCACAAAGGCGAAGTGGTGCTGCAGTGGGACACCTCACACCTTTTGACTAAAAAAGAGTTTGCCCAACTTTCAGACAAAGACCAAGAATATGTTGCTTTCAAGGACGGTAAGTATGTCGCTATGCAAGAGCCTGAAAGATACGTCAACCATTCTTGCGATGCCAATACCGAACCTAGAGAATTTTCTGATATAGCAACACGAACTATTCAAAAAGGTGAAGAAATAACCAGCGATTACTCTCAAGATATGCCTCCAGGTATGGAGATGGCCTGCAACTGCGGAAGTAAGAACTGTAAGAGAAGTATCAAAGAAATTTCCTAA
- a CDS encoding DNA-binding protein: MKFHTFRLHPREKLRASLLQYCADNSITASTIISIVGGLNQVTLRMPGATPEKADKKVFEEDLEIVSVEGTLGEGESHIHISVSRKDGSVVGGHLKEGTVRITAEVTLVEFEDRVFSRELDPETSFEELVVKVK, translated from the coding sequence TTGAAATTCCACACCTTCCGACTCCACCCGAGAGAAAAACTTCGTGCCTCTTTGCTCCAATATTGTGCGGACAACTCGATCACGGCCTCTACTATAATAAGTATTGTCGGCGGCTTGAACCAAGTAACTTTACGGATGCCCGGAGCCACTCCGGAAAAGGCAGATAAAAAAGTTTTTGAAGAAGACTTGGAGATCGTCTCTGTCGAAGGAACTCTCGGAGAAGGGGAGTCTCACATCCACATCAGCGTCTCCCGCAAAGATGGCTCAGTAGTGGGCGGCCACCTCAAAGAAGGGACTGTGCGCATCACCGCCGAGGTGACTCTAGTCGAGTTTGAAGACCGCGTCTTCAGTCGAGAACTAGACCCCGAAACTAGTTTTGAAGAACTTGTAGTCAAGGTAAAATGA
- a CDS encoding tRNA-binding protein translates to MISYEDFSKLDIRLGEIIKVEDFPQARKPAYKLTIDFGPEIGIKKSSARVADLYKKEELTGTLVLGVVNFPAKQIGPFISECLTLGVPDEQGRVVLVRPDKDAKIGGKLF, encoded by the coding sequence ATGATTTCCTACGAAGATTTTTCTAAGCTCGATATTCGGCTCGGCGAGATAATTAAAGTTGAGGATTTTCCGCAGGCTCGAAAACCGGCTTATAAGTTGACTATCGATTTTGGTCCGGAAATTGGTATTAAAAAATCCAGCGCTCGAGTCGCCGATCTTTACAAAAAAGAAGAACTAACCGGAACGTTGGTACTCGGTGTCGTCAACTTCCCAGCCAAACAAATTGGCCCCTTTATTTCCGAATGTTTAACTTTAGGTGTCCCAGACGAGCAGGGGAGAGTAGTACTAGTCCGACCAGACAAAGACGCCAAAATTGGGGGTAAGCTTTTTTGA
- a CDS encoding CAP domain-containing protein — MRSKLIVAVATGLMLLTLACRSEAKKEAAVAGATVEPVPTATVVVLPTATPAPPANPADQLFLLLNEQRMRTGRNALRLDPTLSIVAQYRAEDMALNHYFGHAPPDGCNFVCLMDQARIGHAWAGENLAWNNWPIEGTATRAAKMLWESLPHRANTLNPHYERIGIGVVIAESGRYTYAVIYEGSLP; from the coding sequence ATGCGCTCTAAACTTATAGTTGCCGTCGCAACGGGGCTGATGCTCCTGACTCTGGCCTGCCGTTCTGAAGCCAAGAAAGAAGCTGCGGTCGCGGGAGCAACAGTCGAGCCGGTACCAACCGCAACTGTGGTTGTCTTACCAACAGCGACTCCAGCACCACCCGCAAACCCGGCCGACCAGCTCTTTCTTCTACTCAACGAACAAAGAATGAGGACTGGTAGAAACGCGCTCCGACTCGATCCAACTCTGAGTATAGTAGCTCAGTATCGAGCCGAAGACATGGCGCTCAATCACTACTTCGGTCACGCACCACCGGATGGTTGCAACTTCGTCTGTCTCATGGACCAAGCGCGAATAGGACACGCTTGGGCGGGGGAGAATCTGGCTTGGAACAACTGGCCAATCGAAGGAACGGCCACTCGTGCGGCAAAGATGCTCTGGGAGAGTCTGCCTCATCGGGCCAACACTCTCAATCCGCACTACGAGCGGATCGGAATTGGGGTTGTCATCGCCGAGAGCGGTCGCTACACTTACGCTGTCATCTACGAAGGGTCTCTACCCTAA
- a CDS encoding DUF5680 domain-containing protein, with protein MLRVKEVRDFVIESRYHHLSGKESERPAAVLLPRAEVWVYSRKRFRFEIWSVGSKVTQSQELVFADEEPIWGMTLRGLLRTTRRDADAFLRQVSRQLLHSVRLGRGEIDFEDGGMVYYSQTYEMFNSGFGKFAGYETAGIYMGPDDFYESSFAGGWIKN; from the coding sequence ATGTTAAGAGTAAAAGAAGTTCGCGACTTCGTCATTGAGTCTCGCTACCACCACTTGTCGGGAAAAGAAAGCGAGCGACCTGCGGCAGTGCTGCTTCCGCGAGCCGAAGTCTGGGTTTACAGCCGAAAGCGCTTCCGCTTCGAGATTTGGTCTGTTGGGAGCAAAGTAACCCAAAGCCAAGAACTGGTCTTTGCCGATGAAGAGCCGATCTGGGGGATGACACTTCGAGGTTTACTCCGTACCACAAGACGCGATGCGGATGCCTTTCTAAGACAAGTCTCACGACAACTGCTGCACTCAGTCAGACTCGGTCGGGGAGAAATCGACTTCGAAGACGGTGGTATGGTCTACTACTCCCAAACCTACGAGATGTTCAACTCCGGCTTCGGTAAGTTCGCCGGTTACGAAACTGCCGGGATCTATATGGGACCTGATGATTTCTACGAGAGCAGTTTCGCCGGCGGCTGGATCAAGAACTGA